GACGAACAGTCCGACTCGCAAACCGAGTCCAGCGACGATGCCGAGGGCCGGTCCATCCGCACCTACGCGACGTGGGCGGCCTTCGCCATCCTGGTCCTGGTCGCGCTCGTGGCGACGTTCCAGTTCTACTTCGCCGCCTCCGCGGCCATCACCGAGTTCGTCACGCGGCGCTACCGGCCGCTGTTCCGGGCCGGGTTCAACCTGGTCATCGTGCTGGCCTGCGGCCTGGGTATCTCCCTGCTCGTTCGCCGACTCGCCTGAGGACGACAACCCTTTTCTGCGGCCCTACCGAATCCGCGTCCATGGCAGACGACGAGACAGAGAGCGGCGAGGAAGCGGGCGAAGAGACAGCGAGCGACGACGGCGAGGAGAAGTCCTTCCGCGAGCGCGTCGAGGAAATCCGCCAGCAGCGCGCCGAGGAGCGCGAGGGCGGCGAGGAGGGCGAGATGAGCCGTGAGGAGCGCATGGAGGAGATGATGGGCGGTGGCGGCGGCCCCGGCGGCATGGGCGGCAACCCCTTCGCCCAGATGATGGGCGGCATGATGGGCGGTGGCGGCCCTGGCGGCCCCGGCGGCATGGGCGGCCAGCCCGGCCCGAGTCGCGAACAGGAGAGCGGCGGCGACAACGAGGAACTGACGCGGGAGATCCGCAAACTCCGCGACGAGGTCCACGATGTCCGGCGGTCGCTCGACCGCATCGCTGACGCGCTCGAAGACTGAGGTTCTCGCGGCGCTTCTGAGCGGTTCGAGTGATGCGTCCGGCCGGAGCACGCCGTGACGGGCTCCCGGTGGCGAGTACCGGCGAGAAACAGCGCCGCGTCGTCCGACCCGGGGCTCAGCCCTCGTAGGCCAGGTTCATGATCCACTGCGAGAAGGTGTCGTCGTGGGGGTCGACCTCCTCGTCGCCGATGAACGGCGAGAGCTGGTCCCCGGCCATCAGCAGGGAGAAGTCGAGGTCCCTGGCCGCGGGGGTGAGATAGTAGGTGTTGTGGCCGTCGTAGACCGTCTCCTCGCGCTGGATGAGGTCCTTATCGAAGAGCGACTCGACGATGCGACTCCCCTTGCGCGAGGAGACGTCAAGCTCCTTCCAGAAGTCGCTCTGGTGGATGCCGCCCGACTCGCGGATGAGTTCCAGTCCTGCTCGTTCGTCTTCAGAGAGATCCGCCTCCGACGCTGCCGAGCTCATGTATGGTACACTGACGGTCGGCCGGTTAAATGTGACTTTCGACCGGGCGGTACTCGGTCTCGCAGGGCGGGCCATCCGCGAACCGGTACGTGTGGCGCGCGCCGAGCGTGATGAGCGACGACGAGCGGGTCCCGAAGCCGTCACCGTGGACACAGACGCCGAAGTCGTGGTCGCCTATCGCCGCGGCCGCCCGGTCGAGCCACGCGTCGCCGTCCTCGCCGGGCTGGACCTGGAGGTGGTCTCTGAGCCGGTCGGCGTTGACCGCCTGCCGCTCGCCCACGTCCGGACGGTGGCCTGGGATGCGGTAGTCCCCGTCGGCGCCGACGTTGACGACGACGTGGACGCCGGGGTCGAGGTTCCTGACGGCGAGCTGGCCGTCCCACTCGAAGAGGACCGGCGCGTTCTCGTCGGCGAGCAGGAGGTTGAATCCGTCGTACTCCGCCTCCCTGGTCGCCTGCTCGACTGCGCGAGCGGCGGACTCGGCGCTCTCGTGACTCAGCGCGTCCCGGACGAGCAGTCCCCGCGACCGCTCGGCGGCCAGGTCGGCGTCGACCCACCGGTTCGTCACCGCCGCGAGGAGGCCGTGTTCGTTGTAGCCGACCCAGGTCCCCTCGGCTTCCTCGTCGCTCGGTGCGACGACGCGGGCGCCCCACTGGCGTTCACTGGGCGGTTGCGAGGGCCGGTCGAGTCGTTCGTCGCGGTTCGCGCCGAAGGCGACGGGCGTCTCGGGGAACTCCTGCCACGCGAGGACGATGGTACACACGGCCGTTCGGTAGGGGCCGACGGTAAAAAACGGCTGGGCTCACCCCCCGAGCAGGTCGCGGACGGCCCCCCTGTCGACGGTTCCGGAGGGGGTCCGGGGGAGCGACTCAATCACCCGGATCGTCTTCGGAACCTCGTAGCTCGCGAGGCGGTCGCGACAGTGTGCGAGGACGGTAGCCTCGTCGACGTCACCGACGACGAGCGCGGCGACTCGCTGGCCCCACTCCGGGTCGGGGAGCCCCACCACGGCGGCCTCGCTGACGGCCTGATGCTCGCGAATCGCCGCCGCGACGTCGCCCGCGTCGACGTTCTCGCCCCCAGTGACGATGCGGTCGTCGACCCGGCCGACCACCCACAGCCGCCCGTCGTCGTCACGGTACCCCCGGTCCCCCGTGTGGAAGCCGTGAGGGCCGAAGGCCGCCTCGGTCCGCGCGTCGTCGAGGTAGCCCGGCGTCACCGTGGGCCCCGAGACCACGAGCTCGCCCCGTTCCCCGGGGCCGACCGGCGAGCCGTCGGCGACGACGCGAACCTCGGTGCAGAGGAGCGGCTGGCCCACCGTGCCCGGATAGGCCGCGGCCGTCTCCGGGCGCGCGGTAGCGATCTGCGAACTGGTCTCGGTCATCCCGTAGGTGGGACAGACCGGGAGGCCACGCTCCCGGCAGCGGTCGACCAGCGTCTCGCTGGCCGGCCCGCCACCCAGCAGGACGACCCGGAGCGACTCGTGGGGGGTCCATCCCTCGTCGAGCAACCGGGTGAGCATCGTCGGCACGAGCGAGACGCCGGTCACGCGCTCCGCGGCGAGTCGCTCGGGGGTCCGCTCGGCGTCGAACCCGCGCTGGACGACGACGGTCGTCCCGTAGAGGGCGCTCCGGACGAACGGCGCCAGCCCGCCCATGTGGTAGGTCGGGAGACAGACGAGCCACCGGTCGCCGGGGGCGACGCCGAGCCGGAACGCCGACGCCGTCGCGCTCGCGACGAGGTTGCCCACGGTGAGCCGGACGCCCTTCGGCTCGCTGGTGGTCCCCGAGGTAAACAGGACCAGTTGCGTATCGTCACGAGCGAACTCGACAGGGGCGGGTGACGGCTCGGCGGCCGCGATGTCGTCGAACGCGTCCACGTCTCCGTTGTCCGCACCGTCGAGCGAGACGACCGGACAGGGAGCCGCCTCGACGGCGAGCGAGCGCGACTCGCGCTCACAGACCAGCAGGTCGGGGGCGAGCGTCTCGAGGGTCGATTCGAGGACTCCGCTCCCCAACTGGAGGTTCAATGGCGCCAGCGTCGCGCCGGCGCGCATCGCCCCGAACAGCAGCGTCCCCACGGCCGCCCGCGTGTCGACGAGCGTCGCGACGCGATCCGCCTCGAACGCCTCGAAGACCGACGCGGCGTCGGCGACGGCCGCGTCCAGTTCGCGGTAGGTCAGTTCTCCGTCCTCGCCGACGACGGCCGTCCGCTCGGGCGTGCTCTCGACCCGGTGGGTCACCAGATCCCGCGTCGGCCAGTCGACGGGCTCAGGCATCCGGTCGCACCTCCGCCGGGTCGATGCCGAGGCCGGCCGCCTGTGGCACGGTCATCTCCCCGTCCCGGACCGTCGTCGGGTCGGGGCCGAGATCGCGCTCGAGTCTGTCGCCGGTCGCCAGCCCGCAGGGTGTGACGTCGGGGACGGCCGCCGCCACGTGCAGCGCCGCCAGTCGCGCGACGACGCCGTCGATCGTCGTCGTGACGACGGGTTCGACGCCGGCCTCGCGGGCGCGTACCGCCAGCGTGTGGGCGTTGCCGGGGCCACCCAGGGCCATCGGCTTCAGGACCAGCACGTCCGCGGCGTCGGCGTCCAGGACCGCGTCGACGCGGCGGCCGACCAGCGACTCGTCGAGTGCCACGCCAACGTCGAACGCCGCCTCGCGCAGGGCGGCGTGGCCCGCCAGGTCGTCGGCCGGCAGCGGTTGCTCGACGTACGAGACGCCGAGATCCCCGAATGCCTCGAACGCCGCCTCGGCCTCCTTGCTCGCCCAGGCCCCGTTCGCGTCGGCCCGGAGGGTGACGGCTTCGTCGACTCGCTTCCGGACCGCGCGGAGTCGGTCGACGTCCGCGGCGACCGGCCGGTTCCCGACCTTGACTTTCACGCAGTCGTAGCCCGCGGCGACGGCGTCCGCGACCGCCCGTGCCGTCTCGGTGGGCGGGCCGTCGCCGACCGTCGCGTTCACCGGGACCGACCTGCAGTCCCTGTCCCCGTCGAACCACCGGTACAGCGGCAGGCCGTCGGCCCTGGCGTCGGCGTCGAGCAGCGCCGTCGAGACGCCGTGGCGGGCCGCCGGGACCGCGAGCGCGTCGAGTTCGAGCAGCGCGGCGCTGTGCCCGCCCGACGCCTCGGCGTCGGCCGCCGCGTCGAGCGCCGCCCGACACTCCGGGAGCGACTCGGTCCATCCCGGCAGCGGCGTCGCCTCGCCCACGCCCGTCTCGCCGCGGTGGTCGTACTCGACGACGGCCCCCTCGCGGGCCTCGATAGTCCCCGTGGCCGTCCCGAGCGGGCGCGCCAGCGGGAGCGAGAACGCCGCGAGCCTCATAGCACCTGCGGGAGCGCCAGGCCCCCGGCGAACAGCAGCGAGTGGACGAACAGCGTCTGGCCGACCCGTTCCAGCGCGGGGTTCAGCGCCGCCCCTTCGGTCTCCGTGAGGACGGTCCGCGAGACGGACCCGGCGAGCGGCAGCGAGAGCAGCGGTGCCAGCGCCCACGGCCCGAACGCGGCGTCCAGCGCGAAGACCACCGGCACCACGTAGGCCATCCCGACCAGTGCCAGGAACTCGACGCGACTCCACGTGTACCCCAGGTAGACCGCCAGCGTCTTCTTGCCCGCGGCCCTGTCCGTCTCCCGGTCGCGAATGTTGTTGACGACGAGGATGGCAGTCGAGAGTGCGGCGGCCGGGAGGCTCGCGGTCACCGCCGTGGCGGTGATGCTCCCGGCGGGGATTGTCGTCGGGAACACCCCCACCGCGGGCATGTTCGCCACGGCCTGGACGTAGTAGGTCCCGGTGACGGCGACCAGGCCGAAGTAGACGAACACGAAGAGGTCACCCAGGCCGCGGTACCCGTACGGGAGGGGACCGCCGGTGTAGAGGATGCCCGCGGCGATGCCGGAGAGGCCCACGACGACGATAGGGAGGCCGCCGACGGCCACCAGGTAGACGCCCACGACGACCGCCAGGCCGTACGTCGCGGCCATCGCCCGCCTGACCTCTGCCGGTTCGATGAGGCCGCCCGCCGTCACGCGCGTAAAGCCTTCCCGCTCGTCCGTGTCCGCGCCCTTCACCGCGTCGTAGTAGTCGTTCGCGAAGTTCGTCCCGACCTGGATGAGCAGCGCCCCCACCAGCGCCGCGAGCGCCGGGCCGAGCGCAAACACCCCGGCGTGGACGGCCACCCCCACGCCGACGACGACTGGCGCGGCACCGGCCGGGAGCGTCTGTGGCCGGGCCGCCATGACCCAGGCCTTCCGTCTCGAGACGTCCGCCGTCGCTGTACTCATTGGCCGGATTTCAGGGCCACACCCCCATATCGGCTGTGGTTGTGCCGACTGGACGCCGCCGGGTCGACCGTCGGGACGGAGGGAGTTCCAACCGGCCTGTCCCGCCTCGTCTCTCGCGGCGAGCGGAGTCAGTAGTGCCAGGGCACGTCGTCGAAGTCCGGCTTTCGCCCCTCGTTGAACGCGTCGCGCCCCTCCTGGGCCTCGTCGGTCATGTACGCGAGCCGAGTGGCTTCGCCGGCGAACACCTGCTGACCGACCAGCCCGTCGGAATCGAGGTTGAACGCGTATTTCAGCATCCGCATGGCCGTCGGCGACTTGTTGTTGATGCGCTCGGCCCAGTCGATGGCCTCCGCTTCGAGGTCCTCGTGGGCGACGACGTCGTTGACCATCCCCATCTCCGCGGCCTCGTCGCCGCTGTATGTCTTCCCGAGGAAGAACACCTCGCGGGCCTTCTTCTGGCCGACCTGGCGGGCGAGGTACGCCGACCCGAACCCGCCGTCGAAACTGCCCACGTCGGGGTCCGTCTGGAGGAACTTCGCGTGCTCCTCGCTGGCGATGGTGAGATCACACACGACGTGTAGCGAGTGGCCGCCGCCGACCGCCCACCCCGGCACGACTGCGACGACGACCTTCGGAATGTGCCGGATCTGGCGCTGGACCTCGAGGATGTGCAGGCGGCCGACGTTCTCCGGTGCGTCCTCGTCGCCGACGTCTCGCAGCTCGCCGCGCTCACCGCTCGACTTCTCCGAGTCGCGCTGCGACTCGCTGTCGTCCTCTGCGTGATACTCGTACCCGCTCTCGCCGCGGATGCTCTGGTCACCGCCGGAGCAGAACGCCCAGCCGCCGTCTTTCGGCGAGGGCCCGTTCCCGGTCAGCAGGATACAGCCCACGTCCGTGAGGCGCTTCGCGTGGTCGAGCGCTCTGGCGAGTTCGTCGACCGTCTCCGGTCGGAAGGCGTTGCGCTTCTCGGGGCGGTCGAAGGCGATGCGCACCGCGCCCGTCTCCGTCGAGCGGTGGTAGGTGATATCGTGGAAGTCGAACCGGTCGACGGCCTCCCACCGTTCCGGGTCGAATATCTCTGAGACCATACCGTGGGTGACGCCGGCCGGTGCAAAAAGATTCCCAGTGGGCGAAACGTTTTCCTGGGTGTTGTGTGTGCATACTCGTGTATGCCCTCCACCTTCGACGACCGACAGATCCGCCTCGCGCTGCTCGGTTTCTCGGTGCTGGTCGTCCTGTACAGCCTCATCATCGTCCAGCAGATACTCCTCGGGTTCCTGGTAGTCGTGGCCCTGTGGTCCGTCTACCTGTTCTACCACCTCGTGGGGATACTGGCACGCATCGCGTCCGCCCTAGAGGACCTCGCCCGCCAGCGGACCGACGGCGGCGGTGACGCCTGGGGCGAAGACGCGACCGGGACCGGGGCCCGCGAGCCCGGGAACCACGACTGAGAATCGGCGGTGAAGATTCACTTCCGCTCCGCATCGACCCACCACCGCCCGCGCACATGACAGAGACGTTCTACGACGTGCTTGGCGTCGAGCCCGACGCGACCACAGACGAGATCGAGGCCGCCTACCGGGAGCGCCTGAAGGAGGTCCACCCCGACGTGAACGACGACGCGGACGCCGGGGCCACGACGCGGGAACTCATCGACGCCCGGGACGTCCTCGTCGACGAGGCCGAGCGGGCGCGCTACGACCGCCTCGGCCACGAGGCCTACGTGGGCGACGAGCCCAGCGCCGCCAGCGCGAGCGAGAACGACGTCGCCAGTGCGGCCCGTCGTGCCGGGTACGGCGAGGAGACGTCGACCAGCGGGCAACGGCACACACGGTCGACCGTCGCGGACGCTCGAGAGCGAGCACGGGCCCGTCGTGACCGAGAGCGCCGTGCCAGCGAACGCGTCCGGCAGGGACGGGCAACCGAGGCGACCACCGACGCCGCCGGGTCCGAGGCCAGCCCACAGGGGACAGCGTCCGACGCGTCCGGCGACTCGCAGTCGACCGCGACTCGGACGTCAGGGGCCCGCGACGGGTCCGGGTCGGACTGGACCGTCGGCGCCGGCTACAGCGTCAGGAACTCCCCGAGCTGGGGATCCCAATCCGGCAACCTGATTCCGACCGGTCGGGACCTGACGCTGCTCGGCCTCACGTTCTCGCTGTATCCGGTTTTGCTGTTCAGCGCGCTCGTCCCGGCCTTCCCACTCTTCGTGAACGTCGTCCTCGGGGGGTGTCTCCTGCTGGTCGTCGGCTACCTCCAGTCGAGGCCCCGCATCGCGCTCCTGGTCTTTGGTCCCTGGAGCATCGTCGTGCCGTTCGTCCTGCTGGGGCTGAACCTCTCGTTCGTGTCACTGGTCGGTATCGCCGCCCTGCTGGCCACCTGGCTGCCCTTCGGGTTCACCGTGCTCACCATCTCCGTCCTCCGCCTGTAGGACACCCATCCACGGTGCGCTGGCCCCCTCTCGAGGGCCCCCCCCGAACGGTCTCTCGTCGGTCACTCGCGTGGCAATCCGCTCGCCGACCCTCCGCGAGTGGCGACAGTCCCGCGGACCCGTGCGGCCAGGTCGTCCCGGACGGCGTGGCTCTGTCCGGCGTCGAACCGCACTTCGAGCACCTGCGTGCCGTCGCGTTCGACCGACTCACCGAAGGCGTCGAGGAAGTCCTCGCGGCCGTCGACCCGGCGGAACTCCAGGCCGTAGAGGTCGCCCGTCGGACCGAAGTCCAGCCCGTGGGGGGTCTTGAACTGCGTCTCGAACGTCTCGTGGTCCTCGATGGGGAGGACGTGGAAGATGCCCCCGCCGTCGTTGTTGACCAGCACGATGGTCGCGTCGACGCCACAGCGGCCGACCGCGAGCAGACCGTTCATGTCGTGGTAGTACGCAAGGTCGCCGGTCACCAGCACGAGCGGGTCGTCCGTCGCACTCCCCGCGCCGAGCGCCGTGGACGTGATGCCGTCGATGCCGCTGGCGCCGCGGTTCCCGAGGACCGTGAGATCGGCGGTCCGCGGCCGGCCGAACCGGTCGGCGTCCCGCACCGGCATGCTGTTCGAGACGAACACCGTCGCCGGGTCCGGTACGTTCCCGAGGACGTCGGCCAGGACCCCGCCCTCCCAGTACGTCTCGCCGAGTGTCGCCTCGACGGCGTCCCAGTGGGCGTGCTCGGCGGCAACGAACCGGTCGCGCCACCCGTCGTCGGCGCGACCGACGACTCGCTCGGCGAGGCCTTCGGCGGTGCCGTCCGCGTCGGCAACGAGCAGGTCCGTCGCGGTGAACTCCGCCTCCGTCCAGCCGCCCGTCGGATCGACGACGAACTGCCGGCAGTCGGCGTCGCGCAGGTAGTGCCGGAGCGGTTTCGAGGTGGGCGAGGCGCCAAAGCGGACCACGACGTCGGGGTCGGGCCAGTCGGCCGTCGCCTCGGAGCCCAGGTACGCGTCGTACCCGCCACAGACGGGGGCCTTGAGGGTGCCGACGTGTGGGCCAAAGCGGAGGTCAGAGAGCGGGTCGGCGAGCATCGGCGCGCCCGTCGCCCCGGCGAGTCGCGCGAGCGCGTCCGGGCCGAGTCCGTCGTCGTCCGGACCCGCGACGACGAGGGGTCGCTCGGCGTCCTCGAGCGCACCTGCGACGCGCTCGAGCGGCGCGTCGTCGAGCGTCGGCCGTCCTGACGCCGTCGTCACGAACGGACCCTCGCGTCCGTTCGCCTCGAGCGGGTTGGCCTCGGCCCAGTCGTCGGGCACGCCGTCCGGGTCGTCCCCGGGGACCGGCGTCGGTTCCAGCGGCTTGCGGAACCGACAGTTGAGGTGGACCGGCCCCGGGTCGGCGCCGGTCGCCGCGGCGAGCGCCCGGGCGGCCGTCGTCCGCAGCATCCGCACCTTCCGCGGTTCGGCCTCCGGTTCGGGCATGTCGCGGTACCACCTGACGGCGTCGCCGTACAGCCGCTCCTGGTCGACGGTCTGGTTGGCCCCGCTGTCGATGAGCTCGGGCGGCCGGTCGGCCGTCAGGACGAGCATCGGGACGTGCGACTGCGTGGCCTCGACGACTGCGGGGTGGAAGTTCGCCGCCGCGGTCCCGGAGGTACAGACCAGCGGGGTCGGCCGCCCCGTCCGGCGGGCCCGGCCGAGCGCGAAGAAGGCCGACGAGCGCTCGTCCAGGTGCGAGTAGACCGTCACGTCTGGGTGCTGGGCGAACGCGACGGTCAGCGGCGTCGACCGGCTCCCGGGCGAGATACAGACGGCGTCGACGCCGCCGGCGGCGAGTTCCTCGACCAGCGTCTCGGCCCACAGCGTGTTTACGTTCGGGTGGCTCATTCCAGTTCGTCGAGCATCGGCCGGTACTTGAGCTGGACCTCGTCCCACTCGCGGTCGGGGTCGCTGTCCGGGACGATGCCGGCGCCGGCAAACAGCGTCGCGGTTCGTCCGCGGGCCACCGCGGAGCGGATGCCGACCGCGAAACTGCCGTTGCCTGCGGCGTCGACCCACCCGACTGGGGCGGCGTACCACCCGCGGTCGAACGTCTCGGTCTCGCGGATCGTCCGCAAGGCTGCGTCCGGTGGGAGCCCGCCCACGGCCGGCGTCGGGTGGAGCGCCTCGACCAGGTCCAGCACGTGCCGGTCGCTGTCGAGTTCGGCGGTGATGGGGGTCCGGAGGTGCTGGACCGTCGCCAGGCGGCGGACGCTCACCTCGCCGGCCCGTACCGACGAGGCGAACGGCTCGAGCTGGTCGCGGATGGCGTCGGCGACCAGCTGGTGTTCGTGGCGGTCCTTCTCGCTCTCGAGCAGTTCCGTCGCGAGCCACTCGTCCTCGGCCGGGGTGTCGCCCCGTCCGGTCGACCCCGCGAGCGCCTCGGTCCTGACCGTGCGCCCCCGCAGGGAGACCAGCCGCTCGGGCGTCGCGCCGAAGAAGGTTCCGCCGTCCGACAGCGAGAGCATGAACCGGTAACACTCCGGGTACGTCCGTGCGAGACGCCCCAGCGCGTCGGGCACCGAGAGCTCGTCGCGCAGGGTGGCCGCGAGCGACTGGGCCAGGACGACCTTCTGCAGGTCGCCCCGTTCGACGCTCCGCAGCGCCGCCCGGACCTGCTCGCGCCACCCGTCGCGGGTCGGCGTCCGCTCGACGTGGTCGATGCCGGGTGGGTCGCCGACCGGCCCCTCGTCGACGTCCGCCAGGCGCTTTCGCCACGTCTCGAGGGACGCCTCTGCCGTCTCCCTCGCGTCCGGGCCGGTGGCGACCGTCGTGAGCCAGGCGCCCTCGGCCGTCTCGGTCAGCTGGGCCACAGGCAGGAAGAAGGCGGCCCCGGGAAAGCCGTTCCACGGCGACGTATCGCCGGTCGCGTCCCCGTCGTGGAAGGCGAACCCGCCGAACAGCCGGGGCCGCGCCGCGCGTGGGAGGTCGGCCTGGGCCGGACACGACTCGAAGAGTGACTCGGCGACCGCTCTGACGTCGTCGAAGCGCGTCGGGCCGTCCGCCGTGACCGTCGCGGCCGCACCGCGAGCGGCCACCGTCTCGGTCCCCGTCGCCCACGCGAACCGCGGGCGAGCGTCCGTCTCGAGAAGCCCCCTGACCGGGGCGCGGTCCACGCGACACCCACGTGCGACGACTGACGTCTCGCCGACCGTCGCCTCCTCGCCACGCAGTGGTTCCATTGGCCCGGTCTTAGGAGTCCGTCCCTTTGAGCCTAACTATCGTGTGAACGGCCTGGCGGCGTCCCGCGAACGCGGCGGGAATCGCCGAGCGTCGGCGGCCGGCCACGGTCCGACCCGAACGTCTCAGACCCCCGCCAGTTTTAAATACGGGTTGCTCTAAGCACCCCATGTTGCGATGCCAAAGGTAGAGATAACGGTCCCGGAGCACCTCGAGATGCAGATCGCCCAGCTGGTCGAGCAGGGCGAGTTCCTCAACCGCGAGGAAGCCATCGAAGACCTCCTCTCGACGGGTCTCAAGGCATACAAGACATCCGGGCCACAGGATCAGGACGAGGAGCCAGGCTTCGAAGACGACGGGATGATGGGACACGACGACGAGTACGTCTTCTGAACCCACGCGTGCCGGTCTGGTATCCCTTCCCGGGTAATTCTTATACCGCTCCCATCACATAGAGTAGACAACCATGCACAAAGACGAGCTGCTGGAACTCCACGAACAGATGGTGACGATAATGGAGTTCTTCCGTGACGAGATGGACTCCGTCGATGCCGACCTGTTCGACCCGTACCAGGAACTCGACGTCCGCCCGTCGGACGTCCACAAGTCCAAGAGCGAGCACAAACACGCCGTGTTCGTCCTCGGGAACGCGCTGGCGACTGCGATGAGCGAGGACGAGTTCTCCGACGCCGGCCGCGTCGGCAAGCGGATGCAGGAACTGGCCGAAGACGCAGAGCGCAAGCTCTGAGTCGGCGAGTGGACGTGGCTCTCTTTTTCTCTCTCTACCGGTCTACAGTGACTGCTCCGTGTCGGCCGCACGGGTGACTGCCGGCCGGCTCACCGCCCCTCGAACTCCGGGTCGCGCTGTTCCATGAACGCTCGCGCCCCCTCGTCGTGGTCGCGAGTCGTGAAGGCCACTCCCTGGGCGGTGGCCTCGCGGTCGAGGGCCTGCTCGAACGAGGACTCGACGCCGCGGTCGACGAGTCGTTTCGACTGGGTCAGGGCGACGGTCGGCCCCGACGCGATGGTCTCGACCATCGCCGTCACCTCCGACGCGAAGGTCCCGTCGTCGAAGACGCGCGTGACGAGCCCCAGCTCCAGCGCCTCGTCCGCACCGACCGTCTCGCCGGTGAACACGAGTTCTTTGGCCTTGTTCGGGCCGACGAGCCGGGGCAGGAAGTACGAGATGCCCGAGTCGACCGCCAGACCGACCCGGCGGAAGCCAAAGCCGAGCGCCGCGTCCGGACTCGCGAGCTGGACGTCACAGGCGAGCGCCAGGCCGGCCCCCGCGCCGAAGGCGGCCCCGTCTAGCTTCGCGACGACCGGGAGCCGGCAGTCGTAGACCGCTGCCACCGCGTCGTTGATGGCCCTCGCGGCGTGTTCCACCCGGTCGGCCGGCGGGACGTCGGTGGCCACGCCCTCGACCATCGCACCGATATCCCCGCCCGCACAGAACGCCTCGCCGGCGCCCTCGAGGACGACACAGCGGGCGTCGCTGTCGGCGATGGTCTCGAACCGCCCGACGAGCGTCCGCGCGGTGTCGACGTCGAGGGCGTTCCGCAGGTCCGGCCGGTTCAGCGTCACCGTCGCCACGCCGTCGGCGATACGCAACGCCACGATGTCTGTGGACATGGCTCACCCGACGCCGGGGAGCAGCAAAACCCTGGCGTCCAACCTGGTTTGGTACGGTCTTTTGTAACGGCCGACACAAGGGAGACGTATGCGCATCCACTGGCACCGCCGGGACCTGCGGGCGACCGACAACGCCGGCCTCGCGCGGGCGACCCCCGCTGACCCCGTCGTTCCGGTGTTCGTCTTCGACCGCGACGTACTCGCCCACGCGGGCCCGCCCCGCGTCGCGTTCATGCTCGACGCGCTAGACCGGCTCGCCGAGCGGTACCGCGAGGCGGGTGGCCAGCTGCTCGTCGCCAGCGGCGACCCCCGGGAGGTCCTGCCCGAG
The DNA window shown above is from Haloarcula halobia and carries:
- a CDS encoding helix-turn-helix transcriptional regulator, which translates into the protein MSSAASEADLSEDERAGLELIRESGGIHQSDFWKELDVSSRKGSRIVESLFDKDLIQREETVYDGHNTYYLTPAARDLDFSLLMAGDQLSPFIGDEEVDPHDDTFSQWIMNLAYEG
- a CDS encoding NRDE family protein, encoding MCTIVLAWQEFPETPVAFGANRDERLDRPSQPPSERQWGARVVAPSDEEAEGTWVGYNEHGLLAAVTNRWVDADLAAERSRGLLVRDALSHESAESAARAVEQATREAEYDGFNLLLADENAPVLFEWDGQLAVRNLDPGVHVVVNVGADGDYRIPGHRPDVGERQAVNADRLRDHLQVQPGEDGDAWLDRAAAAIGDHDFGVCVHGDGFGTRSSSLITLGARHTYRFADGPPCETEYRPVESHI
- a CDS encoding class I adenylate-forming enzyme family protein codes for the protein MPEPVDWPTRDLVTHRVESTPERTAVVGEDGELTYRELDAAVADAASVFEAFEADRVATLVDTRAAVGTLLFGAMRAGATLAPLNLQLGSGVLESTLETLAPDLLVCERESRSLAVEAAPCPVVSLDGADNGDVDAFDDIAAAEPSPAPVEFARDDTQLVLFTSGTTSEPKGVRLTVGNLVASATASAFRLGVAPGDRWLVCLPTYHMGGLAPFVRSALYGTTVVVQRGFDAERTPERLAAERVTGVSLVPTMLTRLLDEGWTPHESLRVVLLGGGPASETLVDRCRERGLPVCPTYGMTETSSQIATARPETAAAYPGTVGQPLLCTEVRVVADGSPVGPGERGELVVSGPTVTPGYLDDARTEAAFGPHGFHTGDRGYRDDDGRLWVVGRVDDRIVTGGENVDAGDVAAAIREHQAVSEAAVVGLPDPEWGQRVAALVVGDVDEATVLAHCRDRLASYEVPKTIRVIESLPRTPSGTVDRGAVRDLLGG
- a CDS encoding mandelate racemase/muconate lactonizing enzyme family protein, which encodes MRLAAFSLPLARPLGTATGTIEAREGAVVEYDHRGETGVGEATPLPGWTESLPECRAALDAAADAEASGGHSAALLELDALAVPAARHGVSTALLDADARADGLPLYRWFDGDRDCRSVPVNATVGDGPPTETARAVADAVAAGYDCVKVKVGNRPVAADVDRLRAVRKRVDEAVTLRADANGAWASKEAEAAFEAFGDLGVSYVEQPLPADDLAGHAALREAAFDVGVALDESLVGRRVDAVLDADAADVLVLKPMALGGPGNAHTLAVRAREAGVEPVVTTTIDGVVARLAALHVAAAVPDVTPCGLATGDRLERDLGPDPTTVRDGEMTVPQAAGLGIDPAEVRPDA
- a CDS encoding 1,4-dihydroxy-2-naphthoate polyprenyltransferase — protein: MSTATADVSRRKAWVMAARPQTLPAGAAPVVVGVGVAVHAGVFALGPALAALVGALLIQVGTNFANDYYDAVKGADTDEREGFTRVTAGGLIEPAEVRRAMAATYGLAVVVGVYLVAVGGLPIVVVGLSGIAAGILYTGGPLPYGYRGLGDLFVFVYFGLVAVTGTYYVQAVANMPAVGVFPTTIPAGSITATAVTASLPAAALSTAILVVNNIRDRETDRAAGKKTLAVYLGYTWSRVEFLALVGMAYVVPVVFALDAAFGPWALAPLLSLPLAGSVSRTVLTETEGAALNPALERVGQTLFVHSLLFAGGLALPQVL
- a CDS encoding 1,4-dihydroxy-2-naphthoyl-CoA synthase, with protein sequence MVSEIFDPERWEAVDRFDFHDITYHRSTETGAVRIAFDRPEKRNAFRPETVDELARALDHAKRLTDVGCILLTGNGPSPKDGGWAFCSGGDQSIRGESGYEYHAEDDSESQRDSEKSSGERGELRDVGDEDAPENVGRLHILEVQRQIRHIPKVVVAVVPGWAVGGGHSLHVVCDLTIASEEHAKFLQTDPDVGSFDGGFGSAYLARQVGQKKAREVFFLGKTYSGDEAAEMGMVNDVVAHEDLEAEAIDWAERINNKSPTAMRMLKYAFNLDSDGLVGQQVFAGEATRLAYMTDEAQEGRDAFNEGRKPDFDDVPWHY
- a CDS encoding J domain-containing protein; the encoded protein is MTETFYDVLGVEPDATTDEIEAAYRERLKEVHPDVNDDADAGATTRELIDARDVLVDEAERARYDRLGHEAYVGDEPSAASASENDVASAARRAGYGEETSTSGQRHTRSTVADARERARARRDRERRASERVRQGRATEATTDAAGSEASPQGTASDASGDSQSTATRTSGARDGSGSDWTVGAGYSVRNSPSWGSQSGNLIPTGRDLTLLGLTFSLYPVLLFSALVPAFPLFVNVVLGGCLLLVVGYLQSRPRIALLVFGPWSIVVPFVLLGLNLSFVSLVGIAALLATWLPFGFTVLTISVLRL